The Bombus huntii isolate Logan2020A chromosome 2, iyBomHunt1.1, whole genome shotgun sequence genomic interval ttatttcacaggTGGTTTTAAATAGAAGAAGACAAGATGCCGGCTGTGAGAGGAGATGGCATGCGTGGGCTGGCTGTATTCATTTCTGATATTAGAAATTGTGAGCTAAAACACTTTTCTTGTTACTTATATGTCTTTAAATGATACttctaaaaaatgtattaactTGCATCTTACATTAGTCCTAACTAGACACTCGTGTATATTATATGCTAtcagataaaaaagaaaactcgTTAACTTTTGGATCATTGAAATTTTGACCCGTGTTTCACTAAGAGATATGATGCCATTGAAACAAACATGACACATAGAGTATTTAAGGCAGTGAAGAGTAGGAGACAGGGGGCGGAGTTCTGATATAGCCGTATCTTTCTGATATAGCTTGCGCTCCAGACACTCATATGTAATACTTGGCATAATAGAgtaaatgaatattaaaactaACACTTCCAGCTACCTTGAGAAATCTTTATAGATATGGATAGAATGTAAATTAACGTATGGGTTAACTATATaatctttatattatatataatgcaataaataattatataacaaGAGGGACACAAAATTGACTCTTATAGGACAAATCAATACATCTGTACTTTGATGCCAGTCCAAGTGGCATGCAGCCATTATagttttctataaaaataatgacAAATGTATAGTTATATacgtgtgcgcgcgcgcgcgcgcgcgcgtgtgtgtgtaaATGCATGTCATCAATAATTCCATATTCACAGAAATAATCTGCAAAAggcttaaaaaattattaatcacTTTGTTCTGTTTTGCTTATTCTATTAGGTAAAAGCAAAGAGGcggaaataaaaagaataaacaaAGAATTGGCAAATATTCGTAGTAAATTTAAAGGAGATAAGACACTTGACGGTtatcaaaaaaagaaatatgtttgcaagctcctttttattttcttgctTGGTCATGACATTGACTTTGGACATATGGAGGCTGTTAATCTACTTTCGTCTAACAAATATTCAGAAAAACAAATTGTAAGCGTTAAGATCTATTGAAACAGATAATGCACACATAAATTATGTTGATGCTGTAGTTTAATTTTATGCAACTATTACTACCAATTTTAGGGCTACCTTTTCATATCAGTTTTAGTAAATACAAACAGTGATctcattaaattaataattcaaagtATAAAGAATGATCTTGCATCACGAAATCCCATTCATGTAAACCTTGCATTGCAATGTATTGCTAATATTGGTAGTAAAGAAATGGCAGAGGCATTTGGCAATGAAATACCAAAACTACTCGTTTCCGGGTATGTAGctaaagtaattaatatttcatgctcctttacaatttattcaaagaaaggaaaaataattataaataattttttattttagagataCTATGGATGTTGTGAAACAAAGTGCGGCACTGTGTTTATTACGGTTATTGCGTACTGCACCGGATGTTGTTCCTGGTGGAGAATGGACCTCGCGCATAGTTCACCTTTTAAATGACCAACATCTCGGTGTTGTTACCGCAGCTGCATCTTTAATAGATGCTCTTGTAAAAAGAAATCCGGACGAATACAAAGGATGCGTTAGTTTAGCAGTTTCAAGATTGAGCAGGGTATGGCACAGCTTGTTAATCCAGTCAATGGTTAGATGTtagtttgtttatttttactCTACCTCAATAGATCGTGACATCGAGCTACACAGACCTACAGGATTATACGTATTACTTTGTGCCAGCGCCATGGCTCTCTGTTAAACTTTTACGATTACTACAGAATTACACCCCACCTGGTAAATCATTTTTGTtcaaattgtataatatattaatgtaGCCAcagcaataattttattgtatttgttACTTTCTAATAGCTGAAGATCCAGGTGTAAGGGGTAGATTAAATGAATGTTTAGAAACTATATTAAACAAAGCTCAAGAACCGCCAAAATCAAAGAAGGTGCAGCACTCGAATGCTAAGAACGCTGTGTTATTCGAGGCCATTAGTTTAATTATTCATAACGACAGTGAACTGCCTTTATCGGTTCGAGCGTGCAATCAACTCGGTCAGTTTCTATCCAATCGTGAAACTAATCTTCGTTACTTAGCACTGGAATCCATGTGCCATTTGGCTACATCAGAGCTTTCACACGAAGCCGTGAAGAAACATCAAGAAGTCGTCATTCTTTCTATGAAAATGGAAAAGGACGTATCTGTTAGACAACAGGCTGTTGATCTTCTGTATGCTATGTGTGATAAAAGCAATGCGGAAGAAATAGTACAAGAAATGTTAAACTACCTCGAAACTGCTGACTATTCTATTAGAGAAGAAATGGTTCTTAAAGTCGCGATTCTAGCCGAAAAATATGCTACCGATTATACTTGGTACGTTGACGTTATTCTAAATCTCATTAGGATAGCTGGTGATTATGTTTCGGAAGAAGTATGGTACAGAGTTATCCAGATTGTTATCAATAGAGATGACGTGCAAGGATACGCAGCAAAGACTGTTTTCGAGGTAGATAACGCAcaattgtatatatatctttttcatttgaatattttgttataaataagatattaaatatatgtgaTATTTGTTAGGCCTTACAAGCACCAGCTTGCCACGAAAATATGGTTAAAGTTGGTGGTTACATACTTGGGGAGTTTGGAAATCTCATTGCTGGTGATCAGCGCTCTTCTCCAGCTgttcaatttcaattattaCATTCCAAAGTAAGTTCTATAAACTCTTGCATATTTAAACATTCCatgtttaatatattaatgccgtttcttttcctcttctcttttctctgcTTAATTTTTCAGTATCACTTGTGTTCTCCAATGACCCGAGCGTTGCTACTTTCAACCTATATCAAATTTGTTAATCTGTTTCCTGAAATGAGAAGTCAAATTCAAGATGTTTTTAGACAACACAGTAACTTACGCAGCGCCGATGCAGAATTACAACAAAGAGCTTCAGAGTATCTTCAGCTAAGCATTATCGCCTCTAGCGATGTTTTGGTAAATAACAAGTCcaattcaaattaattttaattagcgTATCGCTGTTCCAGTACAACATTGACGCAACtgtaaaaagattatttttcagttaatgaagaaaatcgatttcatataataaaatttgtaattaaataacgAAGCGAATGTTTCATAATGTTGCGATAAACAATATTGTTTGCATTCTCTAGTTACTTTTAAGTATGTCTGCGACGCAACTAATACATCATTACTGCTACGAAGTGCGATAGacaaaaacaaatatttcaataactaCGTTACTGCCATCCATTGGCTAAGAATGTTTGGAAAATTACGAAACTTTTATAATGGAGAGATTAGATATGTTTAATAGTAGATTTTTATTACACTGGAACGGCGATATTTATGATTGTATACGATATGAAAGTATATGTGATTCCAGCAAATGTtgatgaatatttataattctccTTATAGGCTACAGTATTAGAAGAAATGCCAGCATTCCCAGAAAGAGAATCTTCTATTCTCGCCGttttgaaaaggaaaaagcCAGGACGAGTTCCCGAGAATGAGATTAGAGAAAGTAAAAGTCCTGCACCAAATGCTAATCATCACGCGGAAGCGCCCGCCAATGCCACAGGAACTGTTAATAATACATCGGCAGATTTATTAAGTCTTTCTACACCGCCGTCTTCTCAACCAACTAGCAATACAGGAGTTTTACTTGATGTACTAGgtgatatttataatatgcCAAACAAAGTTGCTACTAATGGTGCCCAAAACACGTATAATCCCAAAAAGTATGTCgatgtagaaaatatttaatcaagAGAAATTTTCGAGAAGGTACTAGACTTTAAAGTGCCTTATGATGCTATGCCTTACAGATTCGTGTGTAAGAATAACGGCGTATTGTTTGAAAATGACTTAATTCAAATCGGAGTAAAGTCAGAATTCAGACAAAACTTGGGACGCGTCGGTCTTTTTTACGGAAACAAAACTCAGTACGCTCTTCACAGCTTTCAACCTCAACTATCTTGGCCCGAggaaaatcaacaaaaattaGCTGTACAAGTAAAGCCCGTCGATCCCGTGCTAGAAGCTGGTGCTCAAATACAACAAATGATTAATGCAGAGTGTATCGACGACTACAGTGGTACGTTAAGCTACATAACATTCTAAAACAGATGCCATCAAACTGATGTTATTCACTTTTATATTGTTTGAAAACGGTCTtaaattttctctttcctATATTATAGATGCACCAAGCATGATCATTTcctttatttataataatgtgCCACAAAAGATAACAATGAAGTTACCATTAACGATCAACAAATTCTTCGAGCCTACAGAAATGAATGGAGAATCATTCTTTGCACGGTGGAAAAATCTTGGAGGGTATGTAACTCATCGTAATAAATACTTTACTATCGTCATTTTGgttgttatttcttttaactattacattaaaatttattaatttattaaatatgacAAAAGTCATCAAAGTAcgtaatcaaataattttagaaactgTTTGACATATTTTTACTATTCAaataaaagttatttcgttCAGCAATACgttgaaataatattctataatCAACTTACACTTTTAGAGCCAATCAACAACGTTCacagaaaatttttaaagCACAACAGCCGATGGATCTTGCGCAAGTGCGCACGAAACTGCAAGGATTTGGAATGCAATTACTCGATGGTATCGATCCGAATCCTGATAATTTTGTCTGTGCAGGAATAGTACATATGAGGGCACAACAAGTAGGATGTCTCTTACGTTTAGAACCTAATAAACAAGCGCAGGTAACTTTCAAAGCTCCTTAAATATTGGATCTCTTAAACCAGGAATTCGGTGAGCCAGTTGTTAATGTCATCTTGTAGATGTTCCGTTTGACAGTACGTTCGAGTAAGGAATCGATGTCGGTAGAGATCTGTGACCTGCTGGTGGACCAATTTTAGATGGCCTAGCAGGCGTGAAGCTAATTTAAGATATGTTAAAACGCCGTGGGAAGACATATCGTGATCACCGAAGGATGTCGTCTCTCGACGTTCAAAAGATATTGATGATTATTTGTTAAGACATATTTGTTGTACGCAAGCTTACACTCGCAACGCGGTCACGAGAACTGAACTCTTGTGTAGGCGAAACATTGTTACCACGTATAATCCTACGAACAAAGCATAGGATTGCTAAAAATACGATAAAGGCGAATTGTGTAcatgaaaaagaaacaaaaaaaaaaaaaaaaaaaagaaaaaaagaaaaaaagaaagcaaaaaaGCTATGCGACATACGATGACTATAATGGACAATATTGGTCCATGAATGAAGGTAACAAGTACAGATATTacctttatttcttttttctttcttctttttcttttttttttttttttcaatttaatatgTGGCTTTAATAAGaagttataatttgtaacttaTCCAATAATGTGTAGATGCATGCCACGGGTATccgcaaaaaaagaaacggcCAAGAATCACACTGCAAAGCGTTCAGGTTACTagcatatattttttataaatgatGTTTATAGTTATCCCTTTCGATGATGAGTATTTTTAATGAGTTTACTGTATCACGCAAATGTGTCGGCTACAGCGATTCTATATTTATTAGCCCGTACTATTGAATTTGTATGCTCGTGGCGCATTCTCATCTATACCTTTAGCTTCCCTTTTTGTATGTACGATCTTTTTCGTGCcgattttcgtttctttttttgagATTATTATTGTTGCGCGAGCGAGAGTAGATTTGGACACGATGACAGTAGTTGTATGATATTAGTTCTCTATCGTAGACTTTTCCTTGTATTTTACGGAGCtcaaaatttcttttgtaattAGTAGATTCGAGATGATCGATCCCATCCCGATTCCCTTACCTCTGCTCCGCTTGTTCTCTGGTCCTTCCTTGGTTTTCTGTACCTCATACGTTGACGTATAAAATCCATGGCTGGTTTTATTTTTCGGCTGACAGAGAAGAGCAATTAAATTCATTGAGAAGTAAACgaacaagaaaaagaagaagtgAAACAATAATCACTAGAAGAACTTTTCTAATCATTTTTAACGAATCTTGTGTGAGATGTATATTTCAGTAGTATATCTTGTACAGATGATATTTACGAATACGTTGGAGATTATTATGTTTTGCGAGTGATAATGGagaaaaaacaaacaaataaataaatatgaaaatagaGCAGCTGTGACGTTTAAACCGTGTTAGCATTGGCATCACATGCTTCACGATTACTCTGTCTGTTATGGAAATTGTAAAGCTctaattaaattgtatataaaaaaattcattaattaaatGTGCCAATGACAGGGAGTCATTGCACGAGACACACAGAATCTGTAGTTGCAGGCATAACGATCTTGTAATATCGTTCCTTCCTGCTAtctcatttatatatatatatatacatatttctttaTCATGCGAACACGagatgtatatttttttttatgttcGTATATagcataaatttatattcgaaAGCTTTCTCCTTGCTCCACCTGTGATTCCCCTTTATCGTTTCTGACTGTGTGTTACGTACGTACTAGCATGAATCGAAAACTCTAGCATGACCTATCAAAAGATCTGTATATAGAACGCGTTTCTAAGGATGCAGTGCTATCAATGTTTCATCTCAACTTTAATCGCTGTTAAGCACGAGAAAGAGTATATCCTAAAAATTTATGGAAGTCGGATAACAATGTATCATAGATCTAGTTAGCCGTAAAAATGTAAGTTCAAAGAACGCTTGCATCCTCAAGAACGTGTTCCTAATATATGCATACGTTTCACGTCGAAGTTACACAAGCGTTTgatgaatatttatgaatcAAATGAAACGGGAAACGTTagatagaaaaaataaatttttttatttaacgccCAATTTTTTTTCACTTAATTCAACACTTCGCGCAAAAAAtgcttgtatatttttaattcaaactCTTTTTTGTCGTAACCTTACTACGAATTATTGTTTTACTGTTCTATAgtgtttaatttaaaaacgcggtacattgaaaatatatataccgTGTCcagcaataaaataattgcatagaaaacacatatatatgtacctAAGAGAATTTTACGAGCAAGTAGCGAaatttgcattttgtttttatttaggATAACAcgataacataatacatatattatataagaaTTATAAGAAACGAACACATTCCTTACATAAGATaatataaaggaaaattcgtACATATAGTACGTATGTAgaaatactttatatttaaatttcgaaaacctattttttaaattgtgcGTCGCTTCTCAAATATGGAAGAGAGAAAGTCGCAGAAGAAAAGGGCAGGATCGAGTTTCTTTATAAGTTGCATAAGTTCAAATCAAGTCCTTCGTTTCATAGTTCCTGACATTCTTGCATCGGTTTTATTCGGTTTTGTACATATAAATCTGTGACACAAAATACATCTTAGATATTTTCGATCTTTAAATACGAAACAATCTTACGAACGAATAAATGACGtgcatataattattaatcgaTTGATAATAGAATAATCGCCCAGTCATGGATTTGTTGAGAGATgattcatatttaaaaacgatTTAAACGAGGTTCATATGACAACACCACCATTTTACACGTGTCAGAGTGTTTATCTTCGCAGAAGTGTGAATCATGTTCATccgattaaaatgaaatacaaatgattcgtatatatattatatatatacacacgcGTGGATgcatatatcatataaataaaatacacataatcatatatatatatatatatacttatatatatatacatatatctatatttatatatatttatatacttataagtatgtatatatatatatatatattacgaaTTATATTGAGATGTGTGCGGTGACACACGATTGTTGTATTATTACGTTGCGGTGTCCTGATCGAATGGCGATCGTGACATACGTATTAATGGAACGCGTTTGTTACAACGCTGCAGAGATTTATTCCGATAAATCGAACATCTGTCTCGTTACTTTTTGCTTCCCGTGTATAGATTTAATGTAGGAGTTCGATTGTAGAAGAAAACGCAGTCACAAGTTACTAGCGGGTTTGCAATCGACCGCTCGAATCGAACCAAAACCATTCAGCACAGATGCAACGTGTGTACACTATGAAGTTGATCGATGTTACCGTTGCTCATGAGCTTCGGAAAACTGCTTCGTTCAGTACATACCGGAACTAGCATAAATGTATAGTGTGTCTTTCCGTATTTGTAGATCCGTCTCCCTTCTGTTGTATAATCCGTGctccttttatttatttatggcCGTGGTATGCAAAAAGTGTAGACTAAGTAGACATCGATGGCCTAACGAAAGGCTTTTAATATGCGAATGAATTTTCTACATAAAGTCAAATATAATTAGAAGAAATTAACTAACAATCTACCGACAATATCTTGTTGAACTATAACTATCGATTTTCGAACCTGTATCAGAAATTTTGTACGCGAGTATGTGCACTGCATATGGTTGTGAAGGTACATAATCTTGTTCGTTGAAaattttgatagaaattatttattagtatTTGATGCgtgtataaaagaaaaagatataataatCGCATTTATAAATCATAATTCGTTAAGCCATCGAAAATGTTGGTCCTTCGTTTGTCGTTGTTTACTTTAGGATAAGCATAGATCGACGCGCACGGCACAAAGTATGAATACAGGAATTGTTCACACGATTACGAATGTTCGATCACCGATCAATCTCAACCGATATGATATTTTGTTGATAAAATGAGATTTCTACATTTGATCTTTACACGAGGAAAACTGTAAAATTCTCaagttatttaacaattgcgtttatttaattttccgtCGACGACAGTAAGGTACACCTTATGAGACGAGCCTTTTGTGATCTTTTTGCCAACATCGTTTTGTATTGTTTAGCTCTACTTACATGTACGTTTGTAAAATGCTATTGATTTATGCTATTAaactatacatacatatatacgtaatcACGTATAAGTGTGCTCTCTCGATTATTTGATTGGCTTTGGTAGTAATGTCGCTCGCGTTTAACTCGAACGTAGCTtcgttttattattcaaattatgGTAGGAAATGATCGAGGAATCGATAAAATGTCAAtgagaaaatttcaattcgatCTTTCGGGAAATACAATTATATCGATGGTATAAGCTTAGCTTGAATTACGATTTGTGGAATTTTTGAATAATGAAAAgctaaaaaaaattatattttagatttatctgtggattataaataaaaatttcttcgatCATTTACTTCGTCCatttggaaaagaaaaaggacgaAGAATAACTCGTTTGAAGAGTACAACGAACGTGGCAAACAGGATTATActaaaaaattgttcaaattGAATCGTGTGAACGTACTTGCGTACGTTGTCTGTCCTGGAGTGCGCGACAATTCGAATATCCTTTCAACGTTTACTAAATTgcatttgaatattttcgttCGTAGTCTTCGCAGCGTAGAAATCGAGATATCTCGCAGGCTTAGCTTAGCGTTCGAAGCTTTCAAGCATCGTGccaaaaaaaaataaaaaataaaagaaaagtaacGCTTTATTCTTCGATTTGAAAGTATGAAAATTTCTACGGGGTCCACAATTATGTCAATGAACAAATCATACGACTATTTAGAGAGCGTTATAAACTTACTCGACGATGTTCCGTGAATTGTTGCGTTCGCGATTTATCTTTATGCCTAACTTGAAGAACGTCCTGGAACACGTGGTTCCGCGTTACAGTGTGTTTTTAGCGATAAAACCGATTCGTTTCTcgtttttcacattttttacGTAAGAATTGTTCGGTGATATGTCAAGTATGGATTGCGAAAAATAAAAGACAAATCACTCGTTTGCCGCAAGAAAGTGTGTATGTTACGTTGATATAACTTACAAAAATTTCGTTGTATATACCGTTCAGCATAGCGTTGAGAATTGTCATGATCAAAGGACACAACAGATCTGACAGGACAACGAGTGGCTGAACAGTGAACATTTTCTATGTATTTTCAAAGTTCCTTAGAAGGCTAGAGGACATATAGTTGAGattatcttgattattacaaataattaacataGTTGAATCGATGCGAGGAATGTTTTATTTGTACTCGTATTGATCCCATTGCAGCATATTTTACAGTAAGTTATTTTTATAGGTAGATTTTACCGCACGAGAATATAACGACGTTGTTTCACATTTCATTTATAGAGCATTATATTACCGACATCGTCATCGATGTAATGATTCTTGATCACACGAACAAACTTGTTGCAAGGTAACCAAACTTGTCTAGATTTCCTTCGCGTAAACTGTAAACTACGATACGATCCACAATGCAAACGTTCCCCATTGCTACCGATTGACTGAAATCATCTTTACAGGAGAAagtaaataaaacgaataacatttttttaagaTCCGTAGATGTATGATGTAAGACTTAGAATCATGTTAATATAACACGGTAGCAGTGAAATAACACAACATCGAGCGAAGTTAGTATCTAACCTGAAATGTTGAATATTCGAATTTCGGCTTTACGGTGAAACTACTGTTATCGTTCGAGATTCTCGAGTATTTGTAATTGCTAATACCAAGTAACGACGTATCGTTTTCAATGCAAATCGAAATTATCACCTTTACGGATAAAAGCGAACAGAGAATAAAGCTATCGTCGAACAGCACATATGTATATGACCCATATATTGTAGCATTTCGCgagtaattattttcatttttctccgATCATATGATTATCGTGTATATATACATCGTAGCGCATCGTgcataaataattcaaatgaTAACGATTAATATTTGACGAATCGTATAATACCTGATACGAAATGTTATGTACTTCGTCAAGACGCGACAATAGTTTCACTTCGAGgttatatctatataatcGTATATTTGAGCATCGAAGAAACGTGTATACACTATATAGGCTCTTTATATGGTTTTTCGAGCGTGAACATGATAGAGCAGAAGGTTGtatgaaaacaaaaaagatCTTACGTAGAGTATTATGTCTGTACTTTATTGTGTCCATATAGTAGACGTGTCTCTTGCGGCTACGTCCATCGAAGGAATGAACATTggcgtaaataaataaaacagatAAAAAGTATAATGGTGCTTTCGTGAATTTCCATCCGCGACCGAGATTCGACAGTGTCTGTGCGAAAATCCATGCGTCTCGGCCTGCTGTAATCGCCCGGCAACGAAATATACGCGAataatcgactttgaattatACAGCACAGGAAAATGTTAATCTGCCACAACATCTCGGTTTTATATGGATACTACTACACGTAGATGCAGTTTTCAAAATAGTCAAGATAAAACGAATAactgataaataaatattaaatatttcgagCGGCGAACATTTCACTAAAAGAGTTGAGTTTTCGATCATTCACCTCGTTGAAACTAAAAACAATTGATTAG includes:
- the LOC126873004 gene encoding AP-2 complex subunit alpha, with product MPAVRGDGMRGLAVFISDIRNCKSKEAEIKRINKELANIRSKFKGDKTLDGYQKKKYVCKLLFIFLLGHDIDFGHMEAVNLLSSNKYSEKQIGYLFISVLVNTNSDLIKLIIQSIKNDLASRNPIHVNLALQCIANIGSKEMAEAFGNEIPKLLVSGDTMDVVKQSAALCLLRLLRTAPDVVPGGEWTSRIVHLLNDQHLGVVTAAASLIDALVKRNPDEYKGCVSLAVSRLSRIVTSSYTDLQDYTYYFVPAPWLSVKLLRLLQNYTPPAEDPGVRGRLNECLETILNKAQEPPKSKKVQHSNAKNAVLFEAISLIIHNDSELPLSVRACNQLGQFLSNRETNLRYLALESMCHLATSELSHEAVKKHQEVVILSMKMEKDVSVRQQAVDLLYAMCDKSNAEEIVQEMLNYLETADYSIREEMVLKVAILAEKYATDYTWYVDVILNLIRIAGDYVSEEVWYRVIQIVINRDDVQGYAAKTVFEALQAPACHENMVKVGGYILGEFGNLIAGDQRSSPAVQFQLLHSKYHLCSPMTRALLLSTYIKFVNLFPEMRSQIQDVFRQHSNLRSADAELQQRASEYLQLSIIASSDVLATVLEEMPAFPERESSILAVLKRKKPGRVPENEIRESKSPAPNANHHAEAPANATGTVNNTSADLLSLSTPPSSQPTSNTGVLLDVLGDIYNMPNKVATNGAQNTYNPKKFVCKNNGVLFENDLIQIGVKSEFRQNLGRVGLFYGNKTQYALHSFQPQLSWPEENQQKLAVQVKPVDPVLEAGAQIQQMINAECIDDYSDAPSMIISFIYNNVPQKITMKLPLTINKFFEPTEMNGESFFARWKNLGGANQQRSQKIFKAQQPMDLAQVRTKLQGFGMQLLDGIDPNPDNFVCAGIVHMRAQQVGCLLRLEPNKQAQMFRLTVRSSKESMSVEICDLLVDQF